One Aerococcus urinaeequi DNA segment encodes these proteins:
- the aroD gene encoding type I 3-dehydroquinate dehydratase, with protein sequence MKSVKIASLKFGEDRPKIIIPLAEDNAVDIINCANFYRRQPGDMVEWRIDYFDDFDELEELAELSKRVKTSIQKPLLATFRTLGEGGESAIGKSQYVEMYRYLIQAKAVDAIDIEFERGQDILDNLIPFAHKHQVKVIVSYHDFVKTPLENDIVKRLQKMGQSEADIVKMAVMPHDEADVLALMNATHQASTLIDQPLITMSMGRLGKITRIAGEIFKSTASFATIEGMSSAPGQMDVEDVEECMNLLNLRVDDLDDDDF encoded by the coding sequence ATGAAGAGTGTAAAAATTGCTTCCTTGAAGTTCGGGGAGGATAGACCAAAAATTATTATTCCCTTAGCCGAGGATAATGCTGTAGATATTATCAACTGTGCCAATTTCTACCGACGTCAACCAGGCGATATGGTGGAATGGCGGATTGATTACTTTGACGATTTCGACGAGCTGGAAGAGTTGGCTGAATTGAGTAAACGGGTGAAAACCTCTATTCAAAAGCCCTTACTTGCCACCTTTAGAACCTTGGGCGAAGGCGGGGAGTCAGCTATTGGCAAGAGCCAGTATGTTGAAATGTACCGGTATTTAATCCAAGCCAAGGCTGTCGACGCTATTGATATCGAGTTTGAGCGAGGCCAGGACATCTTAGACAACCTGATTCCTTTCGCTCACAAACACCAAGTCAAAGTCATTGTTTCCTACCATGATTTTGTGAAAACCCCTTTGGAAAATGATATAGTCAAGCGCCTACAAAAGATGGGTCAGTCAGAGGCGGATATTGTGAAAATGGCCGTCATGCCCCACGATGAAGCGGATGTATTGGCTTTGATGAATGCGACCCACCAAGCGTCCACATTAATCGACCAACCCTTGATTACCATGTCGATGGGCCGTTTAGGCAAGATTACCCGAATTGCCGGGGAAATCTTCAAATCAACGGCTAGCTTTGCCACTATAGAAGGTATGTCGTCTGCTCCTGGGCAAATGGACGTTGAAGATGTGGAAGAATGCATGAACTTGTTGAATTTACGTGTAGATGACCTGGATGATGACGATTTCTAG
- a CDS encoding methylated-DNA--[protein]-cysteine S-methyltransferase has protein sequence MYYKSSYTSPLGQMTIVNDEQAIKGLWFSDQRYFGGKYDLQTMVEGETPVTKQVKNWLDAYFAGENPTLDPNILDPEVTPYRKEILNALINVPYGQTTSYKELADKVALTTPGKRGSARAAGGAVGHNPISILIPCHRVVATNGALTGYAGGIDRKIALLALEGIDQSKLDNHKV, from the coding sequence ATGTATTACAAATCATCTTACACCTCACCACTTGGTCAAATGACTATCGTGAATGATGAACAAGCGATTAAAGGATTGTGGTTTAGTGATCAAAGATACTTTGGTGGTAAATACGACTTACAGACTATGGTAGAAGGAGAAACACCAGTGACAAAGCAAGTCAAAAATTGGTTAGATGCTTATTTTGCTGGTGAGAACCCAACTCTTGACCCAAACATTTTGGACCCAGAAGTAACGCCTTACCGTAAGGAAATCCTGAACGCACTGATTAATGTCCCTTACGGCCAAACGACTAGCTATAAGGAATTAGCTGATAAAGTTGCTTTAACCACTCCTGGGAAAAGGGGCTCTGCTCGTGCAGCTGGCGGCGCTGTTGGTCATAATCCTATTTCAATTCTAATCCCATGTCACCGGGTTGTAGCCACTAACGGTGCATTAACTGGTTATGCAGGTGGTATCGACCGCAAAATTGCCTTGCTGGCTTTAGAAGGCATTGACCAATCCAAGCTAGACAACCATAAAGTATAG
- a CDS encoding endonuclease III domain-containing protein: MMNKLAIRKLYDTLLNEMGPQGWWPADSKVEIILGAILVQDTNWRNVEKSLNNLNAATGFLPEEILKLPLEELETLIRPSGFYRNKARAIQASFQWFGNHKWDYQAVQYEYGKQLRSEILKLHGVGFETADVFRVFIFDQPAFIADAYARRLFSWLTGNSYTTYQSLYQEINLPDDFTYEEAQEFHGLIDEFGKLYLGKNGQVKGNFLSNHP; encoded by the coding sequence ATGATGAATAAATTAGCTATTAGAAAGTTATACGATACCTTATTAAATGAAATGGGCCCACAAGGTTGGTGGCCTGCTGATTCTAAGGTAGAAATAATCCTGGGAGCTATCCTTGTTCAAGATACCAACTGGCGTAACGTTGAAAAGTCCCTAAATAACTTGAACGCAGCTACTGGTTTTTTGCCAGAAGAAATTTTAAAGCTCCCGTTAGAAGAATTAGAAACGCTGATTCGACCAAGTGGTTTCTACCGCAACAAGGCGCGAGCAATTCAAGCCAGTTTCCAATGGTTTGGTAACCACAAATGGGATTATCAAGCCGTGCAGTATGAATACGGAAAACAGTTGCGAAGTGAAATCTTGAAATTACACGGGGTAGGGTTTGAAACAGCTGACGTATTTCGCGTTTTTATATTTGACCAACCAGCGTTTATCGCTGATGCCTACGCTAGGCGGTTATTCAGTTGGTTGACAGGCAATTCGTACACAACCTATCAAAGCCTTTACCAAGAGATTAACCTACCGGATGACTTCACTTATGAGGAAGCCCAGGAATTCCATGGCTTAATTGATGAGTTTGGCAAACTATACTTGGGTAAAAATGGCCAGGTGAAGGGAAATTTTTTATCCAATCACCCATGA
- the rpsI gene encoding 30S ribosomal protein S9, with translation MAQAQYIATGRRKNSTARVRLVPGTGKIVFNGKEMAEYLPYESLFVIVKQPLAVTQTEGQYDIFINVNGGGYAGQSGAARHGISRALLEVDPDFRKPLKDAGLLTRDPRMKERKKPGLKKARKSPQFSKR, from the coding sequence ATGGCACAAGCTCAATACATCGCAACAGGCCGTCGTAAAAACTCAACAGCCCGTGTACGCTTAGTACCTGGTACAGGTAAAATCGTTTTTAACGGTAAAGAAATGGCAGAATACCTACCATACGAATCATTATTCGTAATCGTTAAACAACCTTTAGCAGTTACACAAACTGAAGGCCAATATGACATCTTCATCAACGTTAACGGTGGTGGATATGCTGGTCAATCAGGTGCAGCTCGTCACGGTATCTCTCGTGCATTATTAGAAGTAGATCCTGACTTCCGTAAACCACTTAAAGATGCTGGTCTTTTAACACGTGACCCACGTATGAAAGAACGTAAGAAACCAGGTCTTAAAAAAGCGCGTAAATCACCTCAATTCTCAAAACGTTAA
- the rplM gene encoding 50S ribosomal protein L13 encodes MRTTYMAKANEVERNWVVLDATDVPLGRLSTVVASMLRGKNKPTFTPNVDTGDQVIIINAEKVKLTGKKATDKKYYRHSGYPGGIYETTAGTLRDEKPARLIETSVKGMLPKNRLGRAQFTHLHVYAGAEHPHAAQQPKQLDINELI; translated from the coding sequence ATGCGTACAACATATATGGCGAAAGCAAATGAAGTTGAACGTAACTGGGTTGTCCTAGACGCTACAGATGTTCCATTGGGACGTCTATCAACAGTTGTGGCAAGCATGTTACGTGGTAAAAATAAACCAACATTCACACCAAACGTTGACACAGGTGATCAAGTTATCATCATCAACGCTGAAAAAGTGAAATTAACTGGTAAAAAAGCAACAGATAAAAAATACTACCGTCACTCAGGTTACCCAGGTGGTATCTATGAAACAACTGCAGGTACATTACGTGATGAAAAACCAGCACGTTTAATCGAAACTTCAGTTAAAGGTATGTTACCAAAAAACCGTTTAGGTCGTGCTCAATTTACACACCTACACGTATACGCTGGTGCGGAACACCCACATGCAGCGCAACAACCTAAACAATTAGACATTAACGAATTAATCTAA
- a CDS encoding LysR family transcriptional regulator produces MRIEDLQYFMKVVEVGNMTQAAKDLFIAQPSLSKAMANLESEMGVTLFQRTAKGTVLTVQGEEFLQYARQVLEQIDLMNHRYKEGSQANRIFSVSGQHYAFVVDAFVKLLREMDADQYEATLKEERTFEVLDDVANFTSEVGVIYRSNYNQKVLEGAFQEKQLTFTPLFKTAPHVFIDKGHPLAKQATISLDDLTAYPRLSYEQGTHNSFYYWEEILADIPVPKRIIVSDRATLFNLLIGLDGYTISSGIINDDLNSPDILAIPLESDEVIELGYLTANRHQLSSIAKRYLGLLEESIQQYAK; encoded by the coding sequence ATGCGGATTGAAGATTTGCAGTATTTTATGAAGGTTGTTGAAGTGGGGAACATGACGCAGGCGGCCAAGGATTTGTTTATTGCCCAGCCGTCTTTGTCGAAGGCCATGGCCAATTTGGAGTCTGAGATGGGGGTAACTTTATTTCAGCGGACGGCTAAGGGGACAGTTCTGACGGTGCAGGGGGAGGAATTTCTCCAGTATGCACGGCAAGTCTTGGAGCAGATTGACTTGATGAATCACCGCTATAAGGAAGGAAGTCAGGCCAACCGGATATTTTCAGTATCGGGCCAGCATTATGCCTTTGTAGTGGATGCTTTCGTGAAGTTACTAAGGGAGATGGATGCAGACCAATATGAGGCGACATTAAAAGAAGAGCGAACATTTGAGGTCTTGGATGACGTTGCTAATTTTACCTCTGAGGTGGGCGTTATTTACCGGTCTAATTATAATCAGAAAGTATTGGAAGGGGCTTTTCAAGAAAAGCAACTGACTTTTACGCCATTGTTTAAAACTGCACCACATGTGTTTATTGATAAAGGGCATCCTTTAGCTAAACAAGCGACCATTAGTTTAGATGACTTAACTGCTTATCCTCGTTTATCATATGAACAAGGCACCCACAACTCTTTCTACTATTGGGAAGAGATTTTAGCGGATATTCCTGTCCCAAAACGGATTATTGTTTCTGACCGAGCAACCTTATTTAATCTACTCATCGGTCTAGATGGCTATACTATTTCTTCAGGAATCATCAATGATGACTTGAACAGTCCGGATATATTAGCAATTCCTCTTGAGTCAGACGAGGTGATTGAACTAGGTTACCTAACCGCTAACCGTCACCAGCTGTCTTCAATCGCCAAGCGCTATTTAGGCTTACTTGAAGAATCTATTCAACAATATGCTAAATAA
- a CDS encoding tautomerase family protein, with translation MPLVRIDLLEGKTAEFKTQLGELVYESMLETIGIPEEDKFVIVNDLKAEELIFSTNYLGVDRTEGIVIIQITMNEGRTTEVKKALYKTVADKLNNQLDIRKEDVFINLVEVNKENWSFGNGIAQYAE, from the coding sequence ATGCCATTAGTTAGAATCGATCTATTAGAAGGTAAGACTGCAGAATTTAAAACGCAATTAGGTGAGTTAGTTTACGAATCTATGCTTGAAACGATTGGAATCCCTGAAGAAGATAAGTTCGTTATTGTGAATGATTTAAAAGCTGAAGAACTGATATTTTCTACCAATTACCTAGGTGTTGACCGTACAGAAGGTATCGTGATCATTCAAATCACGATGAATGAAGGGCGTACAACTGAGGTAAAGAAAGCTTTATACAAGACGGTTGCTGATAAATTAAATAACCAATTAGATATTCGCAAAGAAGATGTCTTTATCAACTTAGTCGAAGTAAATAAAGAGAACTGGTCCTTTGGTAATGGTATTGCACAGTACGCAGAATAA
- the fabV gene encoding enoyl-ACP reductase FabV — MTLEFKAKMRGNVLVGVNPMGLKQEVNNQIQYVKSQGTYEGPKKVLVLGGSSSYGLASRINLAFGAGADTISVSHGGGPRSEKNLGKPGWYNNIFFRQAAEAEGLIAKNIMADAFSNEAKDQVIDFIKNEFGGKVDFVVYSLASGRRTDPNTGETYNSVIKSIEQEVVGPNVNLQKETFYEQVLEPASEAEIEDTVKVMGGEDWRMWMNALQEADVLAEGVETVVYSYLGAELNESYYNKGTLGRAKADCDKAAALINEDLKDINGKATVVVATAVTTKASSVIPFFPVYCLGLYKVMEARGQHETPIMHIDRIFRDMLFGDKPEFDEEGRLRPDSWELDPEVQAEAKALIEQINQDNFNTDFTAWDTFMKEFLNLNGFEVDGYEEKPVTYEELVNLKP; from the coding sequence ATGACTTTAGAATTTAAGGCAAAAATGCGTGGAAATGTCCTTGTTGGTGTGAATCCGATGGGGTTGAAGCAAGAAGTAAACAATCAAATTCAATATGTTAAAAGCCAAGGGACCTATGAAGGGCCGAAGAAAGTTTTGGTGTTAGGGGGCTCATCTTCTTATGGATTGGCTAGTCGGATTAACCTAGCTTTTGGTGCGGGGGCAGATACGATTTCAGTTTCCCACGGTGGGGGACCACGATCTGAGAAAAACCTTGGTAAGCCAGGCTGGTATAACAATATCTTTTTCCGGCAAGCAGCGGAAGCTGAAGGGTTAATCGCCAAAAACATCATGGCGGATGCCTTCTCTAACGAAGCGAAGGACCAAGTGATTGACTTCATCAAGAATGAATTCGGCGGAAAAGTAGATTTTGTGGTTTATTCATTAGCTTCAGGCCGTCGTACAGACCCAAATACAGGGGAAACCTACAACTCTGTTATTAAATCAATTGAGCAAGAAGTTGTTGGGCCAAATGTGAATTTACAAAAGGAAACCTTCTATGAACAAGTGCTTGAACCGGCCTCAGAAGCCGAAATTGAGGATACCGTAAAGGTTATGGGTGGTGAAGACTGGCGGATGTGGATGAATGCCTTACAGGAAGCAGATGTGCTAGCTGAAGGCGTTGAGACCGTTGTTTATTCTTATTTAGGGGCTGAATTAAACGAGTCATACTACAATAAGGGAACCTTGGGACGGGCTAAAGCGGACTGTGACAAGGCTGCCGCTTTAATCAATGAAGACTTAAAAGATATCAACGGAAAAGCGACTGTCGTTGTAGCAACAGCAGTGACGACGAAAGCTTCATCTGTGATCCCATTCTTCCCAGTTTATTGTCTGGGATTGTATAAGGTAATGGAAGCGCGCGGCCAACATGAAACACCAATTATGCATATCGACCGGATTTTCCGTGACATGTTGTTTGGTGATAAGCCAGAGTTTGATGAAGAGGGCCGTCTGCGTCCGGATTCATGGGAATTAGATCCAGAAGTACAAGCTGAAGCCAAAGCCTTGATTGAACAAATCAACCAGGACAATTTTAATACTGACTTTACTGCATGGGATACCTTCATGAAAGAATTCTTGAATTTAAATGGCTTTGAAGTGGATGGTTATGAAGAGAAACCAGTGACTTATGAAGAGTTAGTGAATTTAAAACCCTAA
- a CDS encoding 5-methyltetrahydropteroyltriglutamate--homocysteine methyltransferase, translating to MTQTQTSKRFLTVGSFLRPEDLLAYKRQIEERDDIQYPFYQDFDNYEKVEDEAVADIVKKEIELDFPEITDGEYSKSLWHLDFVWGFDGVRRFIADQGYIFVDHDDENPFETRKDIGIEIFKPLSGKNHPFIDHYKRLVALNDSDADVKVCIPSPGHIYVDLGLNLQTYNQVYKSQAELREGLINAYKEFLDEYVQEGGKIIQLDDCLWTIHAEDASNSPFRNEDGTWDDEAAKASAEAYVAVNNAVIDYGHELGLKVYTHNCRGNYASRHASNGSYEKIAHYFLKNQRYDRFYLEWDDERAGSIDALEAFKDNDQVEVVLGLLSSKSADLDDEERALNGLEEASKYVSKDRLYLSHQCGFASCDGGNELTHENQWDKIKQGQAIAFKYFGE from the coding sequence ATGACACAAACACAAACTTCAAAACGATTCCTTACAGTTGGTTCATTCTTACGTCCAGAAGACTTATTAGCTTACAAACGTCAAATCGAGGAACGCGACGATATCCAATATCCATTCTACCAAGATTTCGACAACTACGAAAAAGTAGAAGACGAGGCAGTTGCTGATATCGTAAAAAAAGAAATCGAATTAGACTTCCCAGAAATTACAGATGGCGAATACTCTAAATCATTATGGCATCTAGACTTCGTTTGGGGCTTTGACGGCGTACGTCGTTTCATTGCTGACCAAGGGTATATCTTTGTTGATCATGACGACGAAAACCCATTTGAAACACGTAAAGACATCGGGATTGAAATCTTCAAACCCTTATCAGGTAAAAACCATCCTTTCATTGACCACTACAAGCGATTAGTAGCCTTAAATGATTCAGATGCTGATGTGAAAGTTTGTATCCCTTCACCAGGTCATATTTATGTTGATTTAGGTTTAAACCTACAAACATACAACCAGGTATACAAATCACAAGCTGAATTACGAGAAGGTCTAATCAATGCCTACAAAGAATTCTTAGATGAATATGTGCAAGAAGGCGGTAAGATCATCCAATTAGATGACTGTTTATGGACTATCCATGCTGAGGATGCTTCAAATTCACCATTTAGAAATGAAGATGGTACTTGGGATGATGAGGCAGCTAAAGCCAGTGCAGAAGCTTATGTAGCTGTTAACAATGCAGTAATTGACTATGGTCATGAATTAGGCTTAAAAGTATATACCCACAACTGTCGTGGTAACTACGCATCTCGTCATGCGTCCAACGGTTCGTATGAGAAAATTGCTCATTATTTCTTGAAAAACCAACGTTACGACCGTTTCTACTTAGAGTGGGACGACGAGCGTGCTGGTTCAATCGACGCATTAGAAGCTTTTAAAGACAACGACCAAGTAGAAGTTGTATTAGGTTTACTATCTTCAAAATCAGCCGACTTAGACGATGAAGAACGCGCCCTAAACGGCTTAGAAGAAGCTAGCAAATATGTATCAAAAGATCGATTATACCTATCCCACCAATGTGGCTTTGCCTCATGTGACGGTGGTAACGAATTAACCCACGAAAACCAATGGGACAAAATCAAGCAAGGACAAGCAATCGCATTCAAATACTTTGGTGAATAA
- a CDS encoding fructose bisphosphate aldolase, whose protein sequence is MNQAQLERMSNAPGFIAALDQSGGSTPKALLAYGVAEDTYSNEDEMFAKVHEMRTRIMTSPAFTSEKILAAILFENTMDRQVDGKYTAEYLADKGIVPFLKIDKGLAEEANGVQLMKDMPELDDLLARANDRGIFGTKERSNILAFNPVGIKEVVDQQFEVAKQVIDAGLVPIIEPEVNIKAEDKAAIEELLAEEIRLHLDQLGENDLVMLKLTIPTVPDTYRELASHPNVVRVVALSGGYTREEANELLAENHDMIASFSRALASDLRASQADDEFNDLLASAIDTIYDASVNKR, encoded by the coding sequence ATTAATCAAGCACAATTAGAACGCATGTCAAATGCCCCTGGATTTATCGCTGCCCTAGACCAATCAGGCGGTTCAACACCAAAAGCCCTATTAGCCTATGGTGTAGCCGAAGACACCTACAGCAATGAAGACGAAATGTTTGCGAAAGTTCATGAAATGCGGACGCGAATCATGACCAGTCCAGCTTTTACTAGCGAAAAAATTCTAGCTGCTATCCTATTTGAAAATACCATGGACCGCCAAGTAGACGGTAAATACACCGCAGAATACTTAGCAGACAAAGGGATCGTACCCTTCCTTAAAATTGATAAAGGACTTGCCGAAGAAGCCAATGGCGTACAATTAATGAAAGATATGCCAGAACTTGACGACCTATTAGCACGTGCAAATGACCGCGGTATTTTCGGTACTAAGGAACGGTCTAATATTCTCGCATTTAACCCTGTAGGCATCAAAGAAGTTGTCGACCAACAGTTTGAAGTCGCTAAACAAGTTATTGATGCAGGTTTAGTACCGATTATCGAACCTGAAGTGAATATCAAGGCTGAAGACAAAGCAGCCATCGAAGAATTATTAGCTGAAGAAATCCGATTACACTTAGATCAATTAGGGGAAAACGACTTAGTCATGTTGAAGTTGACTATCCCTACTGTACCAGATACTTACCGTGAATTAGCTAGTCACCCTAACGTTGTTCGTGTAGTGGCCTTATCAGGTGGTTATACCCGTGAAGAAGCCAATGAACTATTGGCGGAAAACCACGACATGATTGCGTCGTTCTCACGTGCCCTCGCGTCCGATCTACGAGCAAGCCAAGCAGATGACGAATTCAATGACTTACTAGCCAGTGCTATTGATACCATTTACGACGCATCCGTTAACAAGAGATAA
- a CDS encoding cupin domain-containing protein, producing the protein MTDNKFLTGNVDNDKKPYIIDVEKETLENTNFRTTIWTGNKLQLTVMEIPVGGDIGLEVHHESDQFIRIEQGEGLCQMGPAEDDLSFEQKIGEDEAVFVPLGLWHNITNRGSVPLKLYTIYASPDHVPGTVHGTQEDAESDPNE; encoded by the coding sequence ATGACTGATAATAAATTTCTAACTGGTAATGTAGATAACGACAAAAAGCCATATATTATAGATGTTGAAAAAGAAACGTTAGAGAATACAAATTTTCGTACGACTATTTGGACAGGTAATAAGTTGCAGTTGACTGTTATGGAAATTCCTGTAGGTGGTGATATTGGTTTAGAAGTACATCATGAAAGTGATCAATTTATCCGTATCGAGCAAGGTGAGGGTCTTTGCCAGATGGGCCCTGCTGAGGACGATTTATCCTTTGAACAAAAAATTGGAGAAGATGAAGCAGTCTTTGTGCCACTAGGTTTATGGCATAATATCACCAATCGGGGGAGTGTACCGTTAAAACTGTACACCATTTATGCTAGCCCTGACCACGTACCTGGTACTGTTCATGGCACTCAAGAAGATGCTGAAAGCGATCCAAATGAATAA
- the pepF gene encoding oligoendopeptidase F, whose product MTTENTFPTRDQVDVATTWDLSQIFENEATFEAKLAEFKDLGQAFKENYEGKLSDASDIANAVLAASDVQVLGSQLMHYTFLAVEADRTNSQAALKLHKVSAASKNVQEAMLFFQNALLEKSATELEKVKAIAPETADYIAEVERQQAIYLGAKVEDVLFQFEQAHDQNYEVYNNAKLADLTFPDFEVDGTTYPLSFVLYEDKYMFEEDTAVRRAAFDAFSKELAKYQNTFATTYYGHVLQEKAQANIRGYESVIDYLLFSQDVNRDLYDRQIDVIMEKLAPVMRKYINHVKEVRGLDKMTYADLKIGLDPTFSKSVSFEESEAYVKEATAIMGEDYFNEIAPAFTDRWVDYAQNVGKSTGGFATIAANIHPYILMSWTEQLSDVYTLIHELGHAGQMSRAEANNLFISSEPSLYVIEAPSTFNELLLTGYLQANGEDDRTQRFALANMLTNTYFHNFITHLLEAAYQREVYRLIDKGEAFTAETLSDLKKGVLEAFWGDAVEINPGAELTWMRQPHYYMGLYSYTYSAGLTIATQAYLNIRSGEDDQAIEKWINFLKLGRINPVEAAKVAGVDITSGEPLENTIAFLNDTVDAIIDYSAKLA is encoded by the coding sequence ATGACAACAGAGAATACATTCCCAACCCGCGACCAAGTAGATGTAGCAACCACTTGGGATCTCAGCCAAATTTTTGAAAATGAAGCAACTTTTGAAGCGAAGTTAGCTGAATTTAAAGATCTAGGACAAGCTTTCAAGGAAAATTATGAAGGCAAATTAAGTGACGCGAGCGATATTGCTAATGCAGTTTTAGCGGCTTCTGACGTGCAAGTTTTAGGGTCACAATTGATGCACTATACCTTTTTAGCGGTTGAAGCCGACCGTACAAATTCACAAGCAGCATTGAAATTACATAAGGTATCGGCAGCGAGCAAAAATGTTCAAGAAGCGATGCTATTTTTCCAAAATGCATTACTAGAAAAATCAGCAACTGAACTGGAAAAAGTAAAGGCCATTGCTCCAGAAACAGCAGATTATATTGCTGAAGTTGAACGTCAACAAGCGATATATCTGGGTGCTAAAGTGGAAGATGTACTATTTCAATTCGAACAAGCACATGATCAAAATTATGAAGTGTATAACAACGCTAAATTAGCCGATTTAACTTTTCCTGATTTTGAAGTAGATGGTACTACTTACCCTTTAAGCTTTGTTTTATATGAAGATAAATATATGTTTGAAGAGGATACAGCCGTTCGTCGGGCCGCCTTTGATGCTTTCTCAAAAGAATTGGCAAAATACCAAAATACCTTTGCAACAACTTATTATGGCCACGTCTTGCAGGAAAAAGCTCAAGCTAACATTAGGGGGTACGAGTCGGTAATTGATTATCTACTCTTCAGCCAAGATGTTAATCGTGACCTATATGACCGTCAAATCGATGTCATCATGGAGAAATTGGCACCCGTTATGCGTAAATATATCAACCACGTTAAAGAAGTACGCGGCTTAGATAAAATGACTTATGCAGACTTAAAGATTGGTTTGGATCCGACTTTTTCAAAATCTGTTTCATTTGAAGAATCAGAAGCCTACGTTAAAGAAGCCACAGCTATCATGGGCGAGGACTACTTTAACGAAATCGCACCAGCCTTCACTGACCGCTGGGTAGATTACGCCCAAAATGTGGGTAAATCAACTGGTGGATTTGCAACAATTGCAGCAAACATTCATCCATATATTTTGATGAGCTGGACTGAACAATTATCTGATGTCTATACCTTGATTCATGAATTGGGTCATGCTGGTCAAATGAGCCGGGCAGAAGCCAACAACTTGTTTATTTCAAGTGAACCCAGCTTGTATGTGATTGAAGCGCCGTCAACTTTCAATGAGTTACTATTAACTGGCTATTTACAAGCCAATGGTGAAGACGACCGTACCCAACGCTTTGCCTTAGCCAATATGCTAACCAACACATATTTCCATAACTTCATTACACACTTGTTAGAAGCGGCCTACCAACGTGAAGTTTACCGACTAATTGACAAGGGTGAAGCCTTCACAGCCGAAACCCTTTCTGACTTGAAAAAAGGGGTATTAGAAGCTTTCTGGGGTGATGCTGTAGAGATTAATCCAGGTGCTGAATTAACTTGGATGCGTCAACCACATTACTACATGGGCTTATATTCATATACTTATTCAGCAGGCTTAACGATTGCTACACAAGCCTACTTGAATATCCGTTCAGGCGAAGATGATCAAGCCATTGAAAAATGGATCAACTTCTTGAAGTTGGGTCGAATTAACCCGGTTGAAGCTGCAAAAGTAGCAGGAGTAGATATTACAAGTGGTGAACCATTAGAAAATACCATTGCCTTCTTAAACGACACGGTTGATGCTATTATTGACTATTCAGCGAAACTGGCTTAA
- a CDS encoding DUF4298 domain-containing protein, producing MKNTDNFYEMEENFSKISKEIEAISGSLENFEKYLPNIKLFLNYYGSETWFKHLKMEEQGLFEDASTTAVLGEDYSYDLVIAIMDLANKLKSVGESLLEDSSNS from the coding sequence GTGAAGAATACTGATAATTTTTATGAGATGGAAGAAAATTTTTCGAAGATTTCTAAAGAAATCGAGGCCATATCTGGTTCACTGGAAAATTTTGAAAAATACCTACCAAATATCAAACTATTCCTTAACTACTATGGCAGTGAGACTTGGTTTAAACATTTAAAGATGGAAGAACAAGGCTTATTTGAAGATGCTAGTACAACAGCTGTACTAGGAGAAGACTACAGTTATGACCTTGTTATAGCTATTATGGATTTAGCCAATAAACTAAAAAGTGTTGGTGAAAGCTTATTGGAAGACAGCTCAAATTCCTAA